One part of the Microbacterium aurugineum genome encodes these proteins:
- a CDS encoding TIGR00266 family protein — protein sequence MSSFELLPNEGAATGFGYRVDYRPAFPMATVGLAAGASMAAQAGAMVSMSASVELTSKMEGGIMGAIKRSAAGRSAFVSTFTAGSQGGEVVLAPATLGDVVPVRLDGEYLIAASGYLASEPAIDIDTRWGGSAGFFGSNSLFILRASGSGVMFLTAFGALHQKQLAAGEEYIVDTGHVVAWDSTLKYKTKKAASSLFRSVTSAEGLVAHFTGPGVVLMQTRNVEAFAGSLSPFIGASSGSGGDTVSIFG from the coding sequence ATGTCAAGCTTTGAACTTCTTCCGAATGAGGGTGCCGCGACCGGCTTCGGCTACCGCGTCGACTACCGGCCCGCCTTCCCCATGGCCACCGTGGGTCTTGCCGCCGGCGCGTCGATGGCAGCCCAGGCCGGGGCGATGGTCTCGATGAGCGCGTCCGTCGAGCTCACCTCCAAGATGGAGGGCGGGATCATGGGGGCGATCAAGCGCTCCGCCGCCGGCCGCTCGGCGTTCGTCTCCACCTTCACCGCGGGATCGCAAGGCGGCGAGGTCGTCCTCGCACCGGCCACCCTCGGCGATGTCGTCCCTGTACGGCTCGACGGGGAGTACCTCATCGCGGCTTCCGGCTATCTGGCCAGCGAACCGGCGATCGACATCGACACCCGGTGGGGTGGCTCGGCGGGCTTCTTCGGTAGCAACAGCCTGTTCATCCTGCGTGCGAGCGGCTCCGGAGTGATGTTCCTCACGGCGTTCGGAGCGCTCCACCAGAAGCAGCTTGCCGCGGGCGAGGAGTACATCGTTGACACGGGGCACGTGGTGGCCTGGGACTCGACCCTGAAGTACAAGACCAAGAAGGCTGCGAGCAGCCTGTTCCGCTCGGTCACCTCGGCCGAAGGACTCGTCGCGCATTTCACGGGGCCGGGCGTCGTCCTGATGCAGACCCGGAACGTCGAGGCCTTCGCGGGTTCGCTGAGCCCCTTCATCGGTGCGTCCAGCGGCTCCGGCGGCGACACCGTCAGCATCTTCGGCTGA
- a CDS encoding response regulator: MQEIRVLIVDDDPLVRSALSHFVSRDPEITVIAQAEDGLEAIATVEREQPDVVMMDVQMPEMDGIEATGVIAERWPHVRVLAVTTLDGSDTVLPMLSAGASGYLLKDSSAEEIVIGVREVHSGASSLSPRIASMLIKHVRDSTPATADVDALEPLTEREAEVLQCLAKGMSNAEIAKALIVSEGTVKAHLGRMMSKWHLRDRVQILVTAAHAGLVNFR; the protein is encoded by the coding sequence ATGCAGGAAATCCGTGTCCTGATCGTCGACGACGATCCGCTGGTCCGCTCGGCGCTGTCTCACTTCGTCTCCCGTGACCCCGAGATCACCGTCATCGCCCAGGCGGAGGACGGGCTCGAGGCGATCGCCACCGTCGAGCGCGAGCAGCCCGACGTCGTGATGATGGACGTGCAGATGCCCGAGATGGACGGCATCGAGGCCACGGGTGTGATCGCCGAACGCTGGCCGCACGTCCGAGTGCTCGCCGTGACGACGCTGGACGGGAGTGACACGGTCCTCCCCATGCTGAGCGCCGGCGCCTCCGGCTACCTCCTCAAAGACTCCAGCGCCGAAGAGATCGTCATCGGGGTGCGCGAGGTGCACAGCGGAGCGAGCTCGCTCTCCCCGCGGATCGCGTCGATGCTCATCAAGCACGTCCGCGACTCCACCCCCGCGACCGCCGATGTGGATGCCCTCGAGCCGCTCACCGAGAGGGAGGCGGAGGTGCTCCAATGCCTCGCGAAGGGCATGTCGAACGCCGAGATCGCCAAAGCACTGATCGTCTCCGAGGGGACGGTGAAGGCCCACCTCGGACGCATGATGTCGAAGTGGCACCTGCGCGACCGGGTGCAGATCCTGGTCACGGCCGCGCACGCCGGCCTCGTCAACTTCCGCTGA
- a CDS encoding sensor histidine kinase, translating to MAFDQSTRETADTLRLTRGEKLSAIERIVVLVILGITVAADLIGFFTTPGVNPVALLLSIATTSVFALYLWKPLIATCALGVVFALSFLPGSELQVLTAAAVAASLVMRLGWTSLILSYTGAFLVAAAIVPFAAEPGVTVNVGLYLVFATVAGAVGFALRLAFARGSRLERELQAAAEQERQAVLAERRWIAGELHDSIAHHLTVVSLHVQMLEDPQTSTDSQEAIRVAARKAMTDLRFVIELADDAPQSSSVQTGDLAAAIDEAQEEFEAAGHSVDRVGDPRDERIPRAVEIVLARITRESATNILKYAGPGEVQMHLAVDDEVAHLILRSPLPTTPRRELSSSRTGLTRMAERVMGASGQFSAGEEEGFWVVSARLPVV from the coding sequence ATGGCCTTCGACCAATCGACACGGGAAACTGCGGACACGCTCCGCCTGACCCGAGGCGAGAAGCTCAGCGCAATCGAACGCATCGTCGTTCTGGTGATCCTCGGGATCACCGTCGCTGCAGATCTCATCGGCTTCTTCACCACACCGGGTGTGAACCCGGTCGCGCTTCTCCTGAGCATCGCGACCACGTCTGTGTTCGCGCTATACCTCTGGAAGCCGCTCATCGCGACATGCGCCCTCGGCGTTGTGTTCGCGCTTTCCTTCCTCCCCGGATCAGAACTCCAGGTCCTCACCGCGGCTGCAGTCGCGGCCAGCTTGGTCATGAGGCTGGGGTGGACTTCGCTGATCCTCTCGTATACCGGCGCGTTCTTGGTCGCCGCGGCAATCGTCCCGTTTGCCGCTGAGCCAGGCGTGACCGTCAATGTTGGTCTCTATCTCGTCTTCGCCACGGTGGCCGGAGCCGTCGGGTTCGCCCTTCGGCTCGCGTTCGCCCGTGGCAGCCGCCTCGAGCGCGAACTCCAGGCGGCGGCCGAACAGGAGCGCCAAGCAGTACTCGCCGAGCGGCGCTGGATCGCCGGTGAGTTGCATGACAGCATCGCTCACCACCTCACGGTGGTGTCGTTGCACGTGCAGATGCTCGAAGACCCCCAGACAAGTACAGATTCGCAAGAGGCGATTCGCGTCGCCGCACGCAAGGCGATGACCGATCTCCGATTCGTGATCGAGCTCGCCGACGACGCGCCGCAATCCTCGAGCGTGCAGACCGGTGACCTCGCTGCGGCGATCGACGAGGCCCAAGAAGAGTTCGAGGCTGCAGGTCACTCCGTGGACCGCGTGGGAGATCCTCGTGACGAGCGCATCCCTCGTGCGGTCGAGATCGTCCTCGCGCGCATCACGCGCGAGTCCGCCACGAACATCCTCAAGTACGCCGGCCCCGGCGAAGTGCAGATGCACCTCGCGGTCGACGACGAGGTCGCGCATCTCATCCTCCGGAGTCCTCTCCCGACCACCCCGCGCCGGGAGCTCTCCTCGAGCCGTACGGGCCTCACCCGCATGGCGGAGCGTGTGATGGGAGCGAGCGGACAGTTCAGTGCCGGCGAAGAGGAAGGATTCTGGGTCGTGTCGGCCCGCCTTCCGGTCGTCTGA
- a CDS encoding GntR family transcriptional regulator, with product MAEAVYTQIADDLRARIADGGLRPGDDVPTEAELAQRWQTSRGPIRNALAALRAEGLIETTRGRPARVVARKANQAVDVSVPFTRWARELGVSPGAQTQELSLRRAGTLGAALGVDESDTIVSVVRLRFLDGRPTMLERLNYTEVAGRHLFEVNLDEVSITEYLSSVGHPIVTLEHVIDAVAADDQDAALLRVPRGTPILRLTRTSRDAEGRIFEASEDRYLSEVVRFTVAASGISTDGHYMRAVGA from the coding sequence GTGGCTGAAGCTGTGTACACCCAGATCGCTGACGACCTCCGCGCTCGGATCGCCGACGGCGGGTTGCGCCCAGGAGACGACGTCCCGACCGAGGCGGAGCTCGCGCAGAGGTGGCAGACCTCGCGCGGCCCGATCCGCAATGCGTTGGCGGCTCTGCGCGCAGAGGGCCTGATCGAGACGACGCGCGGCCGCCCCGCGCGCGTGGTGGCGCGCAAGGCCAATCAGGCGGTGGACGTGTCGGTGCCGTTCACACGTTGGGCGCGCGAACTCGGGGTCTCGCCCGGCGCCCAGACCCAGGAGCTGAGCCTGCGGCGCGCCGGTACCCTGGGGGCGGCGCTCGGCGTCGACGAGAGCGACACCATCGTGAGCGTCGTACGGCTGCGCTTCCTCGACGGACGCCCGACCATGCTCGAGCGCCTCAACTACACCGAGGTCGCGGGGCGTCACCTGTTCGAGGTGAACCTGGATGAGGTCTCGATCACCGAGTATCTGTCGTCGGTGGGACACCCCATCGTCACCCTGGAGCACGTGATCGACGCGGTCGCAGCGGATGACCAGGATGCCGCACTCCTGCGCGTACCGCGCGGCACGCCGATCCTGCGCCTCACCCGCACCTCGCGCGACGCGGAGGGACGGATCTTCGAGGCGTCGGAGGACCGCTACCTGAGCGAGGTCGTGCGTTTCACCGTCGCCGCGTCGGGAATCTCCACCGATGGGCACTACATGCGAGCGGTGGGCGCGTAG
- a CDS encoding phosphate/phosphite/phosphonate ABC transporter substrate-binding protein, which produces MKLRALPALAGVAILALGLAACSGSAEATGASGADGSSSASGFAVDENTLVFGVVPDSVDTETNYQPLMDYIADLTGKSVEYHESTDYAALIEAAVAGKVDVASFSGFTYVTATNNGAKLTPISSIVTEEGQEPGYYSQAIVPADSDITSIDGFKGKKVCFVDPSSTSGYLFPSYNLLEAGIDPKTDITPVFAGKHDVSVTKVGEGVECEAGFAEDSEVEKSDKVKVIDETMVPGAPLVYSSTLPDDVSKKLIDGLSEITIDDIIAAGIDSADTDSFRSVFYATKPVDDAYYDLIRDICKETEAEQCKA; this is translated from the coding sequence ATGAAGCTTCGCGCTCTCCCCGCCCTCGCCGGTGTCGCGATCCTCGCGCTCGGTCTCGCCGCCTGTTCGGGCTCGGCTGAGGCGACCGGTGCCTCGGGCGCCGACGGGTCGTCCTCTGCGAGCGGATTCGCGGTCGACGAGAACACGCTCGTCTTCGGCGTCGTGCCCGACTCGGTCGACACCGAGACCAACTACCAGCCGCTGATGGACTACATCGCCGACCTCACGGGCAAGTCCGTCGAGTACCACGAGTCGACCGACTACGCCGCGCTCATCGAGGCGGCCGTGGCCGGCAAGGTCGATGTGGCGTCGTTCTCGGGCTTCACCTACGTCACCGCCACCAACAACGGCGCCAAGCTCACTCCCATCTCCTCGATCGTGACCGAAGAAGGCCAGGAGCCGGGCTACTACTCGCAGGCGATCGTCCCCGCAGACAGTGACATCACGAGCATCGACGGCTTCAAGGGCAAGAAGGTCTGCTTCGTCGACCCGTCCTCGACCTCGGGCTACCTGTTCCCGTCGTACAACCTGCTCGAGGCCGGCATCGACCCGAAGACCGACATCACCCCGGTCTTCGCCGGCAAGCACGACGTCAGCGTCACCAAGGTCGGCGAGGGCGTCGAGTGCGAGGCGGGCTTCGCCGAGGACTCCGAAGTCGAGAAGTCGGACAAGGTGAAGGTCATCGACGAGACCATGGTGCCCGGTGCACCACTCGTCTACTCGTCCACGCTCCCCGACGACGTCTCGAAGAAGCTCATCGACGGACTCTCCGAGATCACGATCGACGACATCATCGCCGCAGGCATCGACAGCGCCGACACCGACTCCTTCCGCAGTGTGTTCTACGCCACGAAGCCGGTCGACGACGCGTACTACGACCTGATCCGCGACATCTGCAAGGAGACCGAAGCGGAGCAGTGCAAGGCCTGA
- the phnC gene encoding phosphonate ABC transporter ATP-binding protein produces MTASASDALIRLDGVTKTFGTTTALKDASLEVSRGEIVVLLGLSGSGKSTLLRHLDGLEIPTSGSVEVLGAEVPSLKGRALRDLRSRVGFIFQQFELVPSLTVLENVLTGSLSDLRGPRLGLWGYSRAAKVTALEHLDRVGLLDRAYQRSDTLSGGQQQRVAIARALMQKPDILLADEPVASLDPESSEQVMALIREIAADEGLTVVCSLHQVDLAISWADRIVGLRHGEVVLDTPTGDLTKAEVMEIYGRVATTTAEIRAVQEELVEAAAQVAAS; encoded by the coding sequence ATGACCGCCTCGGCATCCGACGCCCTCATCCGCCTCGATGGCGTGACGAAGACCTTCGGGACGACCACTGCATTGAAGGACGCCTCCCTGGAGGTGTCCCGCGGCGAGATCGTCGTGCTTCTCGGGCTCTCCGGCTCGGGCAAGTCGACCCTGCTGCGCCACCTCGACGGCCTCGAGATCCCCACCTCGGGCTCGGTCGAGGTGTTGGGAGCCGAGGTTCCCTCGCTCAAGGGCCGGGCGCTGCGCGACCTCCGCAGCCGCGTGGGCTTCATCTTCCAGCAGTTCGAGCTCGTGCCCTCGCTCACGGTGCTCGAGAACGTCCTCACCGGTTCGCTCTCCGACCTGCGCGGACCGCGCCTCGGGCTCTGGGGGTACTCGCGAGCCGCGAAGGTCACCGCGCTCGAGCACCTCGATCGGGTCGGGCTGCTCGACCGCGCCTACCAGCGCAGCGACACCCTCTCGGGGGGACAGCAGCAGCGCGTGGCCATCGCCCGTGCCCTCATGCAGAAGCCCGACATCCTGCTCGCCGACGAACCGGTCGCCTCGCTCGACCCGGAGTCGAGTGAACAGGTGATGGCACTGATCCGCGAGATCGCCGCCGACGAGGGACTCACCGTCGTGTGCAGCCTGCACCAGGTCGACCTCGCGATCAGCTGGGCCGACCGCATCGTCGGACTCCGCCACGGCGAGGTCGTGCTCGACACCCCGACCGGTGACCTCACCAAGGCCGAGGTCATGGAGATCTATGGCCGCGTCGCCACCACGACCGCCGAGATCCGTGCCGTCCAGGAAGAACTCGTCGAGGCGGCGGCGCAGGTGGCCGCATCATGA
- the phnE gene encoding phosphonate ABC transporter, permease protein PhnE: MTALDASTDSSTRGGGAAPRQAGQVRERAPKRVISPERIAASLTLVALLVLGILAVRDVDISIPAMVQSWGNAENFMARIGGLTFPAPGDLVWLIALTVGLVLVGTLLAAVLSVPIAYLAASNTTPGNGWRAAARFIGVLTRALPDVVLAMAFVLMFSLGTLPGILAIGIHSIGMISKMFADAIEQIDEGPRLAIRAAGGSKMQEFSAGILPQVLPSWVATVLHRNDINLRSSVVLGYVGVAGLGLEMSYAFKSLNYGKGLGIALVIFLLCIAMEVISSMVRGAMLGEQKHTRSWIDRILHPRLGANTAAAPVGRPAWATSPETAVRRPWTSRRVRHTVAGVVAVLVVIGSIVVSQINWMDLITFWAKLPEVAALFWPPSFGNYDASAMFEAMRETVAIALAATVLTLLPSLVLGSLAARNVAPNSGARGTARLLLVGIRGIPELILAIVLVVITGLGAQAGVIALAIGGIGLLGKLIADSFEEVDRGPERALRAVGATRLQTYASATVPQGTQALIGHSFYMLDTNIRAATILGIVGGGGVGYYLLNASQGSRYETVTAIVLMILATVLVVEGLAMWMRKVFR; this comes from the coding sequence ATGACGGCTCTCGATGCGTCGACGGACTCCTCGACGCGGGGCGGCGGCGCGGCTCCTCGGCAGGCGGGACAGGTGAGGGAGCGCGCCCCGAAGCGGGTGATCTCCCCGGAACGCATCGCCGCATCCCTCACCCTTGTCGCGCTCCTGGTCCTCGGTATCCTCGCCGTCCGTGACGTCGACATCTCGATCCCCGCCATGGTGCAGAGCTGGGGCAACGCCGAGAACTTCATGGCCCGCATCGGCGGACTCACGTTCCCCGCGCCCGGGGATCTCGTCTGGCTGATCGCACTCACCGTCGGTCTCGTGCTCGTCGGAACCCTGCTGGCCGCGGTTCTCTCGGTGCCGATCGCCTACCTCGCCGCGTCCAACACGACTCCGGGCAACGGCTGGCGTGCCGCCGCTCGATTCATCGGCGTGCTCACCCGTGCGCTCCCCGATGTGGTCCTCGCGATGGCGTTCGTGCTGATGTTCTCGCTCGGCACCCTTCCCGGCATCCTCGCCATCGGCATCCACTCGATCGGCATGATCTCGAAGATGTTCGCCGATGCGATCGAGCAGATCGACGAGGGTCCCCGTCTCGCGATCCGTGCCGCGGGCGGTTCGAAGATGCAGGAGTTCTCGGCGGGGATCCTCCCGCAGGTGCTGCCCAGCTGGGTGGCAACTGTGCTGCATCGCAACGACATCAACCTGCGAAGCAGCGTCGTGCTCGGCTACGTCGGGGTGGCCGGTCTGGGCCTGGAGATGTCGTACGCCTTCAAGTCGCTGAACTACGGCAAGGGCCTCGGCATCGCGCTGGTCATCTTCCTCCTGTGCATCGCGATGGAGGTCATCTCGAGCATGGTTCGCGGCGCGATGCTGGGCGAGCAGAAGCACACCCGCTCGTGGATCGACCGGATCCTCCACCCGCGCCTCGGAGCGAACACCGCAGCCGCGCCGGTCGGTCGCCCTGCTTGGGCCACGAGCCCCGAGACCGCCGTGCGTCGCCCCTGGACCTCCCGACGCGTGCGCCACACCGTCGCCGGCGTCGTGGCGGTGCTCGTCGTCATCGGCAGCATCGTGGTCAGCCAGATCAACTGGATGGACCTCATCACCTTCTGGGCCAAGCTGCCCGAGGTCGCCGCGCTGTTCTGGCCGCCCTCCTTCGGGAACTACGACGCGAGCGCCATGTTCGAGGCGATGCGGGAGACGGTCGCGATCGCGCTCGCCGCCACGGTGCTCACCCTCCTCCCTTCGCTCGTGCTCGGCTCGCTCGCCGCCCGCAACGTCGCGCCGAACTCCGGAGCACGGGGGACGGCACGACTCCTGCTCGTCGGCATCCGCGGCATCCCGGAGCTGATCCTGGCGATCGTGCTCGTCGTGATCACGGGACTCGGCGCGCAGGCCGGCGTCATCGCCCTCGCGATCGGCGGGATCGGGCTCCTCGGCAAGCTCATCGCCGACTCGTTCGAAGAGGTGGATCGCGGCCCCGAGCGCGCGCTCCGGGCCGTCGGGGCGACGCGTCTGCAGACCTACGCCTCGGCCACGGTGCCGCAGGGGACCCAGGCGCTGATCGGTCACAGCTTCTACATGCTCGACACGAACATCCGTGCGGCGACCATCCTCGGGATCGTCGGTGGCGGTGGGGTCGGCTACTACCTGCTCAACGCGAGCCAGGGTTCGCGCTACGAGACCGTGACGGCGATCGTGCTGATGATCCTCGCCACCGTGCTCGTCGTCGAAGGCCTCGCCATGTGGATGCGGAAGGTGTTCCGATGA
- a CDS encoding TIGR03364 family FAD-dependent oxidoreductase: MNPDRSADSADVVVVGAGIVGLGAAYAAVRRGLRVIVVDRTDAPVGATIRNFGHLCIGAQGGEARRYADTSRELWLRLSQDAGFWLRESGTLVAARHDDEIAVLEAAAHDGGIRMLEADDLLQLAPLRAQGLVGGAHIESDLQTDPRTAASAIVRHLAALGVDFRFRTGVTGVGRGRVDTTRGPLTCGSVVVAVNHDIDQLLPEVAERHGIVRCALDMVRAAVSFRHPLAAPLLTGWSLVRYGRFSDGPEAAVLRERLHAERPDLAALDLNQMYTQLPDGTLIIGDSHATAAAPSPFQPEAAFTAFLTEAEALFDAPAPRVIERWQGVYAKGRQEFLIDRGDDGVLVLAATTGIGMTTGLGLAEHNLTAAFGWAAAREGTT, from the coding sequence ATGAACCCGGATCGCTCCGCGGACTCTGCGGACGTCGTGGTGGTCGGGGCCGGGATCGTCGGTCTCGGCGCGGCCTACGCGGCGGTCCGTCGCGGGCTGCGGGTGATCGTGGTCGACCGCACCGATGCACCGGTCGGCGCCACGATCCGCAACTTCGGGCACCTCTGCATCGGAGCGCAGGGCGGCGAGGCCCGGCGGTATGCCGACACCTCGCGCGAGCTGTGGCTGCGTCTCTCCCAGGACGCGGGCTTCTGGCTGCGCGAGTCGGGAACGCTGGTCGCCGCCCGCCACGACGACGAGATCGCGGTGCTCGAGGCGGCCGCTCACGACGGCGGGATCCGGATGCTCGAGGCCGACGATCTCCTGCAACTCGCACCGCTGCGCGCCCAGGGCCTGGTCGGCGGCGCACACATCGAGAGCGACCTGCAGACCGATCCGCGCACGGCGGCGTCTGCGATCGTCCGCCACCTCGCAGCCCTCGGCGTGGACTTCCGCTTCCGCACCGGCGTGACCGGAGTCGGGCGCGGCCGGGTCGACACCACCCGCGGACCCCTCACCTGCGGCAGCGTGGTCGTCGCCGTGAACCACGACATCGACCAGCTGCTGCCCGAAGTGGCCGAACGACACGGGATCGTCCGCTGCGCCCTCGACATGGTGCGAGCGGCCGTGTCGTTCCGGCATCCGCTCGCGGCGCCCTTGCTCACCGGATGGTCGCTCGTGCGGTACGGGCGCTTCTCCGACGGACCGGAGGCCGCCGTGCTGCGCGAACGTCTCCACGCCGAACGGCCTGATCTCGCCGCGCTCGACCTGAACCAGATGTACACACAGCTCCCCGACGGCACGCTCATCATCGGGGACTCGCACGCGACCGCCGCGGCTCCCTCGCCGTTCCAGCCCGAGGCCGCCTTCACCGCGTTCCTCACCGAGGCGGAAGCGCTGTTCGATGCGCCGGCGCCGCGGGTGATCGAACGCTGGCAGGGCGTGTACGCCAAGGGGAGGCAGGAGTTCCTGATCGATCGGGGCGACGACGGTGTGCTCGTGCTCGCCGCCACGACCGGGATCGGGATGACCACGGGCCTGGGTCTCGCGGAACACAATCTCACCGCCGCCTTCGGATGGGCGGCAGCAAGGGAAGGAACAACATGA
- a CDS encoding phosphonatase-like hydrolase, translating into MTTPLELVVLDMAGTTVLDDGVVEQAFQRAAERTGVADRMPWAEALDHVRATMGQSKIDVFTYLSGGDADAAARATAAFEGAYAEIITEQGVSEIPGAADAIQSLKDAGLRVALTTGFAPITREALLDGLGWRGLVDLALSPIDAGRGRPAPDLVLTALLRTQTSSVSAVAVAGDTVSDVESGRRAGAGFVAGVLTGAHDRPALSAAGADAVLADVTALRGVLAQRELLPLVTTS; encoded by the coding sequence ATGACCACTCCCCTCGAACTCGTCGTCCTCGACATGGCGGGAACCACGGTGCTCGACGACGGCGTCGTGGAGCAGGCGTTCCAGCGCGCGGCCGAGCGCACGGGCGTCGCGGATCGGATGCCGTGGGCGGAGGCACTCGACCACGTGCGTGCGACGATGGGGCAGTCGAAGATCGACGTCTTCACGTACCTCTCCGGCGGCGATGCCGATGCCGCGGCACGGGCGACCGCGGCCTTCGAGGGCGCTTACGCCGAGATCATCACCGAGCAGGGCGTCTCCGAGATCCCCGGTGCGGCGGACGCCATCCAGAGCCTCAAAGACGCCGGCCTGCGGGTCGCGCTGACCACGGGCTTCGCTCCGATCACCCGAGAGGCCCTGCTCGACGGTCTCGGTTGGCGCGGCCTCGTCGACCTCGCGCTGTCGCCGATCGATGCCGGACGCGGTCGCCCCGCTCCCGACCTCGTGCTCACGGCGCTGCTGCGCACGCAGACCTCGTCGGTCTCCGCGGTCGCCGTCGCGGGCGACACCGTCAGCGATGTCGAGTCCGGACGCCGGGCCGGCGCCGGCTTCGTCGCCGGCGTGCTGACCGGTGCCCATGATCGGCCGGCCTTGAGCGCAGCGGGCGCCGATGCCGTGCTCGCCGACGTCACCGCGTTGCGCGGAGTGCTCGCCCAGCGCGAGCTGCTTCCGCTCGTCACGACCTCCTGA
- a CDS encoding alcohol dehydrogenase catalytic domain-containing protein, giving the protein MGTLLIRPPGHRRDVALRPAATAMVWIGAGHPHETIAVPGVALADGDVLVAVEMSTICGSDVHTVQGRRSAPVPLVLGHESVGRVIATGDAGASGVDGTPLRIGDRVVWSVTVSCGSCDRCLRGIPQKCRDLGKYGHDRVGVHGDLTGAFASHVQLRTGTAIVRVPEALPAAVLAPASCATATAWAAVARAAQGRDLDGAAVRIHGAGLVGLSAAAIAVEQGATVEVLDPNPERRALATRFGATVVDREPDVVIEASGHAVRDALEGVAVGGTVVLVGSVFPADPVPFDAESIVRRLVTVAGVHNYTGAELAEAVGFLAGRGRAYPFGDAVGAVRGLLEIDRALEEAAEPGAPLRIGLVPGR; this is encoded by the coding sequence ATGGGAACGCTGCTGATCCGTCCTCCCGGGCACCGCAGAGACGTCGCGCTGCGCCCGGCGGCGACCGCGATGGTCTGGATCGGCGCCGGACACCCGCACGAGACGATCGCGGTGCCGGGAGTGGCGCTCGCCGATGGCGACGTGCTGGTCGCGGTCGAGATGTCGACCATCTGCGGCTCCGATGTCCACACCGTGCAGGGGCGCCGCTCCGCCCCGGTGCCGCTGGTGCTCGGGCACGAGAGCGTCGGGCGTGTGATCGCGACCGGCGACGCCGGGGCGAGCGGGGTCGACGGCACCCCGCTGCGCATCGGCGATCGCGTGGTGTGGTCGGTGACCGTCTCCTGTGGGAGCTGCGACCGCTGCCTGCGCGGGATACCGCAGAAGTGCCGCGACCTCGGCAAGTACGGTCACGACCGGGTCGGTGTCCACGGCGACCTCACCGGCGCCTTCGCGAGTCACGTGCAGCTGCGCACCGGCACCGCGATCGTCCGCGTGCCGGAGGCACTCCCCGCCGCAGTGCTCGCTCCCGCCTCGTGCGCCACGGCGACCGCCTGGGCAGCGGTGGCCAGGGCTGCCCAGGGACGGGACCTCGACGGCGCCGCCGTGCGGATCCACGGCGCGGGATTGGTCGGGCTGTCCGCCGCGGCCATCGCCGTCGAACAGGGCGCGACGGTGGAGGTGCTCGACCCGAACCCGGAGCGCAGGGCGCTCGCGACACGATTCGGCGCGACCGTCGTGGACCGCGAGCCCGATGTCGTGATCGAGGCGTCCGGTCACGCGGTCCGCGACGCGCTCGAAGGCGTGGCGGTCGGCGGCACGGTCGTGCTCGTCGGCAGCGTCTTCCCCGCGGACCCGGTACCTTTCGACGCCGAGAGCATCGTGCGGCGCCTCGTGACGGTCGCCGGTGTCCACAACTACACGGGTGCCGAGCTGGCGGAGGCGGTCGGCTTCCTGGCCGGACGCGGTCGCGCGTATCCCTTCGGTGACGCCGTCGGCGCGGTCCGCGGGCTCCTCGAGATCGACAGGGCCTTGGAGGAGGCAGCCGAGCCAGGGGCGCCGCTGCGGATCGGGCTGGTCCCGGGGCGCTGA
- a CDS encoding CBS domain-containing protein: MTTTRDLMTPSPRCIGVNDSLRIAASVMAELDVGALPICGEDSRLKGMLTDRDIVVGAVALGMDPETTPVEALAKGKPVTVGADDDIRVALERMQENQVRRLPVIADRRLVGIVSQADIARSLSAATTGKTVESISR; the protein is encoded by the coding sequence ATGACCACCACGCGCGACCTCATGACGCCGAGTCCGCGCTGCATCGGCGTGAACGATTCGCTCCGCATCGCCGCATCCGTCATGGCCGAGCTCGACGTCGGCGCGCTGCCGATCTGCGGAGAGGACAGCCGCCTCAAGGGCATGCTCACCGATCGCGACATCGTGGTCGGTGCGGTCGCTCTGGGGATGGATCCCGAGACGACACCGGTCGAAGCGCTCGCGAAGGGGAAACCCGTCACGGTGGGCGCGGACGACGACATCCGCGTGGCCCTGGAGCGCATGCAGGAGAACCAGGTGCGCCGTCTGCCCGTGATCGCGGACCGCCGCCTGGTCGGCATCGTGAGCCAGGCGGACATCGCCCGATCGCTCTCGGCGGCCACGACGGGCAAGACCGTGGAGAGCATCTCCCGCTGA